The genomic interval ATGAGACATTTTCTGTGGAAGCATGACTGTCACATGCTAAGAAACTCTGTACAAGACAAGAAAGAGCTTGAAAACTGTCTTTGGAAGGATCCCTTTGGAAACTCTCTTCAGCTGGACCAAAACTAGTGTTTTTCTATCATCTCCAAAGGCACAAAACTAACTTTATGggtttttacaatgcatatacagGCATTATGAACTATAACACTATCAATAGACTCCAATGTATCGTCATTCTACACTGCACAATGCACAGACTatttttgatatcaaaaatgtttcttacacaaatgattatagcctgatgtaacctttaaaatatgtgtagtgacttCCCTTTTATAACTGAGAAATTGGTGATTGTGAATTTTAATCTTTTATTATCCATGTTGAAATAGTTAACTATTTTTCAGAGCAAATGCATCGTGTCTGGTATGTGAAGGTTTGTTTTCCTATGAGGAGAGCAATGGgtgaattaattttattgttacaatttgttttatttaaataaatgtttaaacattgccctattttgagcgggaaacagaaattttcacacacaatgggccataaattaattatattgaggggaggacagaaatgaccatgtgaACCAGCAAAAGACACTGCTAATTGGATCAAGACACCTTTGGGTTgcggccaacctcaactcaacaaaacctacctGCCTAGGACGATCTCTTCTCTATTGGCTCTTGGATTTTGCTCTTCTCTTAGACCTTCTTCAACTGGCTTCCTTTCGTCACCCTTCTGCCCAGGTTTCGcacaatgtagagttcaggaaagcTCGGAACACAAAGTTCTGAGGGGATCTTCTCTCTTCTCACACACGtgcggaaggcctcgcttcaaagccccaccTGATCATTCCAGCGCTGAACTATCCGGCCTCCAaaaacaaccagaactttctgatggagaacaaccagaactttctacagacccagccaaagaaccaaagcaatgcaacGAAATGCAGTGCAATGAAATGCAAGTACACatccagacttttgctagaaagtgctggtcTTTCATTTAATACTTTGGGTAACCCGACTGCAAATTGAGGTATATTAAATGAAGGGTTGATGGTTCAGGGCATGGCACTATAGGCACTATAGTtcaattttctctgttacagataatttccattcaccttctgttgcAGTTCACTCACCAACCTGGTTTTATGTTCATCTATGTGTGTTAGTTAGTTTGATGATGTAGATTAGAAATAAAATCTTGTTTGACTGtggtacatttttataaataatctcgtcaattGATACTTAAAGGTCTATGCTCCCTGCTCGAACAAAATtttaacatatttgtgatattattttcaatggccatgagaatagtattactctaaacaGTTAAGAGATGTGTCATATCAAACGATCAGAGATTCAACTTTATTCTTTCAATATTCCCCAAATTAATCATgattcccttcttgagctaaaattcCTCATATAtaaaattgtgagcagatacaacgagcctgttgtattacatatttaatggtggaacatttttattcagatttctaatctgatcatttgtcatttatccttaaTATAATGGTGGTCAAACATggccaagattcctaaactaatttaCATACAAAATCCTACATATTATAGGGTGGATAAATGCGGGCATGTTTAAATCTGCCCACTACATTTAGCATTCCATTATACAATTCTTACATATTATTGTTGATGAATGCTGGaagttgtaaatataccctgccacaaagtcgctaatttcctacaaatgtaaatatgtaaacaatGTGCAGACAAAAACTCTTTTCTCGAAACATCAATACATCCTACTCACAAAGTAACAATATGACACATATTAAGAATTATTAAGTCCTTGTTTCAAACTTCTTGCATGACAAACAGGTGCATAAATCACACAAGGTTCCTCTTCATGGCTTTTTATGTTACGTGTAGGCTGATGTGGAGAGAACTTCAGTGATGCATAATTATCCATGTCTATGTCAGCAGTCTAATGAGAGAATATATCAATTTGACAACAGTCATTACAGTTTTTATAGTGCTGCGTAAAAGGTTTGTAAAAACATGTTCCAGTCTAAGCAATATACTAAGGAGTATGATAAGTTCAATAAGTTTTTCTCATCACATCCTGATAATTTGATGTATTAGTTTTACCTCAGTTTCCTTTCTCTTTGACAATAGGATAactaaagtaaaaagtaaaaataggTGTATACATCTTTTCAACTCACCTGGGCTGTAGGTTGTACCCGATCAACACCTTAAAAATGCATTGCAATTTGAAATTAGAACAGTCACTAAACATTGTTTCatcttgtaattttaaaatgtgggTTGAATAGAAACATCTTACCTCTGTGAGCAGCTCTTCTCCATGACAGCATCATGATAATATTCACTATTATAGATATCATTAATACAATGGCAAGCATTGACAAAATATAGGTTTCTGTTTTCTGTTGATCAACTGCAAAAAGACAGATAAAGATAAAACAAGAAGTAATTTtacaaaacaaatgttaaaggaaatgataataaactttttttataaaTTTCTAATTTTCGAAATCTATGAAGGCTGAGTATTGAAGTATCAAAGTATAGTTTAACTGAAGCATCATATTTCATAGAATTTAAAAAGGATATTAATAATAtaggtgcactgtaaaaaaaacgtctgtaattttaacagtaaaagactgtaaaaatgctacagaaataaaatgttaattgattaacgagtattaactgtaaaatattttttttgtttgtttgtttttttttgtaaaaacaaaagtatttttatttttttacagtgtggtattgtgaacaataaaaaaaagttttaccatGTGCATTAAGTTTAGTTCCATTTCCAATGACTAACTTCCCACATGTTACCACACCACAATAGTAAGTTTCATCACTGGAGAAGGTTCCCTTCCTTTTGGGGACTGTGTACATACAGTTTTGTATAGGGGATTCAGAGTTCTTCTCACACTGATCGCTTCTGTCTCCAACTGTGTAAAGGATTCCTGGATAGGACTCTTTTGGTTCATATCTAAGCCAGTAGACACTTTGACCTCCTGCACAAGTCTCGCCAAAGATTGAGCAATGCAAAGTCAAAGAGTCTCCTACATGATGCGACTCCAACACTGGATGCTGGatgactttaaatgtatttgcatCTACAATAAAAAGTGCATTccttagtagtagtaataataacagCAACAGTAGGTAATAAATCATTGTAAATTCAGATTTTCCCCATTACAAAATCAATTGCAACATTTTACTCATATTACAACCTTTCACTTACCGTTAACTGTCAGATAAGCACCACTTCCAAAGTACAGCTCATCATACAATTGCATACCACAGTGGTAATAGGCAGCATCTCTGGATGTAACTTTAGTCAATATTAATACAGATATATTCTGATCAACTTTCACTTCTAGCCGTGAGTCATTGACAAATTCTCCTCTTAGTTTTATCTCTTTGTAAAATATGCTAACTATAGGGTTTATCTTTTGTCCTGGAATTTGTTTGAGCCACACCCAGGTAATAACCGGATCAGCAGTGGCGTAGCATTCCAGGATTACAGAACCTCCAACTGGTGCCGTGACTGATACCTTTGGCTGAAAAACACTGGGGATCATAGTTACACCTGAAAAACATAATTAATAAatacgaaaataaataaataaaaagtagtcCCTATATGAGTAGTCACGTCTAAAGCACCTAATTTCCattgaaaaaaacttttttttaactccCCCAAAACTGAAAGTGGGTGAGAGTCATTAGTTAATTTGTTTCTATATGTGGGAAACAGagaaattaatttacattaaattaaaaaacttgGAAATTAACAGAAAGGTTTAAGATCTTTAACAATGTAGAGCAAAAACAGCTATGAtgcaaaatgaagaagaaatatttaagattcggTACTCCTGTGCAGAATTCtgtctaggtcactaatcaaatgtatgcAAACTTGTGGCACAAATTTGCAAGTACAATATGCTCTTTGAAATATTCTTAAATTCTGCTGGGATAGTGTGGATCATCAGGTTTAGTCAATGCCAGCAAAAGGGGGCATGCCAATTACTAAGAAAACtgagattttttgtttgtttgttttttgtttttttaaatttgcattaaagaagaaaatacaaatttcatttttggtctCATACTTTTGAACAATACAGTATAAAGatatattta from Myxocyprinus asiaticus isolate MX2 ecotype Aquarium Trade chromosome 1, UBuf_Myxa_2, whole genome shotgun sequence carries:
- the LOC127417816 gene encoding uncharacterized protein LOC127417816 encodes the protein MPAYKRFAVSTYILLSYSSCVTMIPSVFQPKVSVTAPVGGSVILECYATADPVITWVWLKQIPGQKINPIVSIFYKEIKLRGEFVNDSRLEVKVDQNISVLILTKVTSRDAAYYHCGMQLYDELYFGSGAYLTVNDANTFKVIQHPVLESHHVGDSLTLHCSIFGETCAGGQSVYWLRYEPKESYPGILYTVGDRSDQCEKNSESPIQNCMYTVPKRKGTFSSDETYYCGVVTCGKLVIGNGTKLNAHVDQQKTETYILSMLAIVLMISIIVNIIMMLSWRRAAHRGVDRVQPTAQTADIDMDNYASLKFSPHQPTRNIKSHEEEPCVIYAPVCHARSLKQGLNNS